ATTTGATAATGCCTCAATAAATTCTGCTGTCGGCTCTTTACCTTCTCTGTCCTTGTAATATTCAACTGTCCAATCCATTGGGTTTGTTTATAACATATAGATTATAGTATTGCAAGGAAATAAAAAAGCCTCAAGGCCAGTTAAGACCTTGAGGCTGTCTGGTTTTACTGTGCCTAAATTGTGCCTAAGAGCATCTTTTCTATGCTGATTTTACCTGACTCCACCTGACTTGTTTTATTGCCTGCAAAGCAATGACTGGCAAGGGTTTGTAAGGATTTACAAGGGTTTGAAGGAATGTTTAAAAATATGCTTGAAAGGTCTTGAAAACCAGCGGGCTAACGCCCTTGGGGGTTCGAGTCCCTCACCCTCCGCCAATATTCTCAATGGGTTTAAGACCCTCATATCTTTTAAAGTAGTTTTGTTAGGAATCCGGACATCAAAGGGCAAGCCCTTCTATAGTCTTACCTGTGAGAGAAAGAGATTAACAGCCTCTGTTATGGACATGCCTATCTCTTTAATACCTTCTCTAAATCCTTCTTGAGTTCAGGCTCTACCCTTGCTATGACCATTGCTATCTTTGCCATAAAAACACCTCCAAATAATACATTACCTTTGCTTTTTTTATACTTGACTTGCGGTTTTAAAAGGTTTATTATGATTTCACTATTGGAGGATTTTTTCATGGAACTGGCGGTGTTTGAACAGTTGGAGAAAAAGGTTGAAAAACTTATAGAGCAACATGCGGAGTTGAAGGAAGAAAACAAAAGATTAACAGAGACGTTAAATTTAAAGGATAGAGAGATAGAAGGTCTGCATTTGAAACTTGAGAAATTCAGCAAAGAAAAGGGCTTGATAAGGGGGAAGGTAGAAACCCTTCTGGAAAGGGTGGAGGGGTTGATTCAAACCGCATAAGGGGTGATATTGCCAGTAGTAGAGGTAAATATTCTGGAGCAGAAGCTTCTTGTGAAGAGTGAAGATGGCGAGGAGCATGTTAAAATGGTAGTGGATTATTTAAACAGCAAAATAGAGGAGGTTAAAAAAAACTCAAAGGCTGTTTCAACGCTTAATGTGGCATTACTTGCAGCAATGAATATTACAGATGATTATTTTGAAGCAAAGGAGAGAGTGGTAAAACTGGAAGGCAGGGCAAGGGAACTTTCAAAGCTTATAGACAAACGGACAGATTAGATTTCTCCCCTGCTATGTTCGTGATTATGGGTATATTTAGAACCAACACTATTAAATAAGGGAACCTTCCCTGACTGTCAGCCGACGGATTCCCGCCCATTTATTGGGATGGATTGGAAGGGTCGAAAGCAGTTATTTTAAAGGTACCCACCTATTTATATAGGTTCAAATAACCCATCAACACGGCATTAAAGCGGGGGAGAAAAAAGATTAGGAAGGTTTTTTTGGATCAAGGGGAATGGGGTATGCTAATAAAGACTGTTACTTTTATCAAAAAAATAAATTTTTTGTTCGTAAAAGAAAGAGAAAAGTTTTTAATGTCCCTAAATCCGGAGACGGGTGTTGTGTAAGGTTTCCGTTTCCATTATAGTCAACCCTATAGCCGCATCCCCTGTTCAAATACCTTCCTAATCCGCCGCATTGTTTATGCGCAATACAAGCCCAGAAACTTCCAGGGTATATCAAGAATAAGTGTTATCAATTGCTGAGAAAAAAGATTCCTTGAGAAGGGATGTCCTTCAAAGACGGTTAAGATTGCCATTTGAGGAAGTTTTCAAATTAAGCTCACTAATCCAGGAAAGATTTTTGGAAATAAGGGAATTGCAATATGCAAAACGGCTGGCTCTGTATGCGAGTTTTAAAAATGAGGTTCTTACTGACGCTATCTTTGGGTATGCCCTTGCTCATGGAAAGGAAGTCTTTTTCCCGCGAATTGTCCGGGGGAAAAAAGGACTGGTGTTTTTGAGAGTGCATGGAAAGAAAGATTTTAGTCAGGGTTCATATAAAATACACGAACCCGCGCATGACCGTGAATTGGATATAAGAGCGCCATCATCATTTGATATCATGATTGTGCCGGGTCTTGCATTTGATGCAGCCGGCAACAGGCTTGGATATGGGAAGGGTT
The DNA window shown above is from Deltaproteobacteria bacterium and carries:
- the zapB gene encoding cell division protein ZapB; this encodes MELAVFEQLEKKVEKLIEQHAELKEENKRLTETLNLKDREIEGLHLKLEKFSKEKGLIRGKVETLLERVEGLIQTA
- a CDS encoding cell division protein ZapA, giving the protein MPVVEVNILEQKLLVKSEDGEEHVKMVVDYLNSKIEEVKKNSKAVSTLNVALLAAMNITDDYFEAKERVVKLEGRARELSKLIDKRTD
- a CDS encoding 5-formyltetrahydrofolate cyclo-ligase: MLSIAEKKDSLRRDVLQRRLRLPFEEVFKLSSLIQERFLEIRELQYAKRLALYASFKNEVLTDAIFGYALAHGKEVFFPRIVRGKKGLVFLRVHGKKDFSQGSYKIHEPAHDRELDIRAPSSFDIMIVPGLAFDAAGNRLGYGKGYYDRALGSVKQGCLVAALAFDFQILDMVPAEAHDIKIGRIITESRVINPAQG